From the genome of Lutzomyia longipalpis isolate SR_M1_2022 chromosome 2, ASM2433408v1, one region includes:
- the LOC129790353 gene encoding ribonuclease Oy, with translation MRKLLQCCFGVGCFLIIGFLTVDVSATNEDHSWDILIFTQQWPQTVCHQWKKEDRKHNCRMPSTRNLWTIHGIWPTKYNEMGPFFCNSSWTFNVSYIAPIENQLEIFWTNVEIRSDLYDLWRHEWEKHGTCASVLPELSTEILYFRQGLQWLNHYSMSTILANSKILPDSTPTVEDIHTAVVSQLNRNPVIHCTYDSRRQEIFLEEIRICFNKSLELTDCDGVVGKFYPTHTYSGGKIITNCDPSKNILYPSIVPDLMERLPPTRGDFGDSWSRFPLVTIYKIIQFIKWATF, from the exons ATGCGCAAATTGTTGCAATGTTGTTTTGGCGTTGGATGTTTTCTCATTATAGGATTCTTAACGGTGGACGTAAG cGCAACAAATGAAGATCATTCGtgggatattttaattttcacgcaACAATGGCCACAGACTGTGTGTCATCAGTGGAAGAAAGAGGATCGGAAGCACAATTGTCGAATGCCCTCAACTCGCAATCTTTGGACAATCCACGGTATCTGGCCGACAAAATACAACGAAATGGGACCCTTTTTCTGCAACTCCTCATGGACATTTAATGTGAGCTACATTGCCCCCATTGAGaatcaattggaaattttctggACGAATGTTGAGATCAGGAGTGATCTGTATGACCTCTGGAGGCATGAATGGGAAAAACATGGAACATGTGCATCCGTTCTCCCTGAGCTCAGCACGGAAATTCTCTACTTTCGTCAAGGCCTGCAATGGCTCAATCACTACTCCATGTCCACAATTCTggcaaattcaaaaattctcccAGATTCCACACCAACCGTTGAGGACATTCACACAGCAGTTGTCAGTCAACTTAACCGAAATCCCGTCATTCACTGTACCTACGACTCACGACGCCAGGAGATTTTCCTGGAGGAAATTCGTATTTGTTTCAACAAATCCCTCGAGCTGACTGACTGTGATGGCGttgttgggaaattttatcCAACCCATACGTATTCAGGGGGgaaaattatcacaaattgCGACCCATCGAAGAATATCCTCTACCCAAGTATTGTTCCTGATCTAATGGAGAGACTACCACCAACAAGAGGAGATTTTGGGGATTCATGGTCACGATTCCCACTCGTAACTATCtacaaaatcattcaatttataaaatgggCCACATTTTAA